The following proteins are encoded in a genomic region of Magnetococcales bacterium:
- a CDS encoding cobalamin-dependent protein (Presence of a B(12) (cobalamin)-binding domain implies dependence on cobalamin itself, in one of its several forms, or in some unusual lineages, dependence on a cobalamin-like analog.), producing MNESNHKQHTNIRKRFLLVMPQLVQQVGDGYSFPLGIAYISGSLKAAGFDVYTLNLNHRGGDVTENIQKEIREKRIDVVATGGLSFQYNSIRTVVMAAKDVDARIITIVGGGIITSDPEPAMDALEFVDYGVVGEGELTAVELCHYLEDGGDASKINGVIYKNGAGYHTTPSRTEIQDLNALPWPDYDGFELEQYLNFTPAISGINRTNTVFMIASRSCPYNCTFCFHTTGQKYRQRTMDSFFEELDYMVSRYKIDYLCLADELFSTNSHRVRSFCERIKKYGIRWWAQFRVDKISPELLGMLKESGCDVMSFGLESADDNVLKSMQKFTTRADMERTLKMVYEAGISFEGAFIFGDINETWETANNTLTWWRNHAHYKITLNLITIFPGTPLYHDAYRRGILKDKVKFLREGCPQINVSKLSDDEFAGLVRIIMESPITFLKTLDDIRIDEVDYITGRVNITGTCTACQHRGDWPKIKLMAATFVSCPECGQRYNVVLPNVLRQNVEANIEKLLKRYGKLAVWGINYHTASLIKNSKALLGSGVFPIDISSTKRMMDLYGKKISAPEVLREKKIEALIILIPVYFSEIAGHVRSTYPEVKQIVDVCSLLNPAFE from the coding sequence TGATGTTTACACCCTCAATCTGAACCATCGTGGGGGAGATGTCACGGAAAATATCCAAAAGGAAATTCGAGAAAAACGGATCGACGTTGTGGCAACCGGTGGCCTCAGCTTTCAGTACAACTCAATCCGGACCGTCGTCATGGCAGCCAAAGATGTGGACGCACGCATCATCACTATCGTGGGTGGCGGTATCATAACCAGCGACCCGGAACCAGCCATGGATGCTTTGGAATTTGTTGACTACGGTGTTGTTGGCGAGGGAGAATTGACTGCCGTTGAGTTATGTCACTATCTGGAAGATGGTGGCGATGCCAGTAAAATTAACGGCGTGATCTATAAAAACGGGGCAGGCTACCACACAACCCCCTCTCGCACGGAAATCCAGGATCTTAATGCGCTGCCATGGCCAGACTATGACGGATTTGAGCTGGAACAGTACCTTAACTTTACACCAGCCATCAGTGGCATCAATCGAACCAACACCGTCTTCATGATTGCCAGCCGTTCCTGCCCCTACAATTGCACCTTCTGTTTCCATACCACAGGACAAAAATATCGTCAAAGAACCATGGACAGTTTTTTTGAAGAGCTGGATTACATGGTCTCCCGCTATAAAATTGACTATTTGTGTCTGGCTGACGAGTTGTTTTCCACCAACTCGCACCGGGTGCGTTCGTTCTGTGAGCGCATTAAAAAATATGGTATTCGCTGGTGGGCACAGTTTCGCGTTGACAAGATATCGCCGGAACTGCTCGGCATGCTTAAAGAGTCCGGTTGCGATGTTATGTCCTTCGGCCTGGAGAGTGCTGACGACAACGTCCTGAAAAGCATGCAAAAATTCACCACCCGCGCCGATATGGAACGCACATTGAAAATGGTCTACGAGGCCGGCATATCGTTTGAAGGGGCGTTCATCTTTGGCGACATCAATGAAACCTGGGAAACAGCCAACAACACCTTGACATGGTGGCGAAATCATGCCCACTATAAAATTACGCTCAATCTCATCACAATTTTTCCAGGCACACCTCTTTACCATGATGCCTACCGAAGGGGCATCCTGAAAGACAAGGTCAAATTTTTGCGGGAAGGGTGCCCACAGATCAACGTTTCCAAACTCAGTGACGACGAATTCGCCGGGTTGGTGCGCATCATCATGGAATCACCCATAACTTTCCTCAAAACCTTGGATGATATACGCATTGATGAGGTCGATTATATCACTGGGCGGGTCAATATTACCGGAACCTGCACCGCCTGCCAACATAGGGGTGATTGGCCAAAAATCAAACTCATGGCAGCTACCTTTGTCTCCTGCCCGGAGTGTGGACAACGCTACAATGTTGTCCTTCCAAACGTCTTGCGCCAAAATGTTGAAGCCAACATTGAGAAGCTCCTCAAACGCTATGGCAAACTGGCTGTCTGGGGTATCAACTACCATACGGCAAGCCTGATCAAAAACTCCAAGGCGCTGCTGGGTTCCGGTGTTTTTCCCATCGATATCTCCTCAACCAAACGCATGATGGACCTCTACGGAAAAAAAATCTCTGCACCCGAAGTGCTGCGTGAAAAAAAAATCGAAGCACTCATCATTCTGATACCGGTCTACTTCAGCGAAATCGCCGGACATGTCCGCTCTACCTATCCGGAAGTGAAACAAATTGTGGATGTCTGTTCCCTGCTTAACCCGGCGTTTGAATGA
- a CDS encoding GtrA family protein, with the protein MLLKIALGDLWRQHQNVIRYLIGGAYNTLFGFLFFAGIYYLFADVVHYLLLSVVSQVASVTNAFLVYRLFVFKSKGNALREYVRFYLVYGVSFIVGIVSMWIMVEVFAIHPIVSQLLILLSTVTISYFGHKNFSFKG; encoded by the coding sequence ATGCTGCTGAAAATCGCGTTGGGTGACTTGTGGCGACAACATCAAAATGTCATTCGCTATCTCATTGGGGGCGCCTACAACACCCTTTTTGGTTTTCTGTTTTTTGCGGGTATCTACTACCTGTTTGCCGACGTTGTGCATTATCTCCTGCTGTCAGTTGTTTCACAGGTCGCATCCGTTACCAACGCCTTTTTGGTTTATCGACTGTTTGTCTTTAAATCCAAAGGAAATGCGCTCCGGGAATATGTTCGCTTTTATCTTGTTTATGGTGTCTCTTTCATTGTCGGCATCGTGTCGATGTGGATTATGGTGGAGGTTTTTGCCATCCATCCCATTGTCAGCCAACTCCTGATCCTGCTCTCCACCGTCACCATCAGCTATTTTGGACACAAAAATTTTTCCTTCAAGGGGTGA